In one window of Leifsonia sp. NPDC080035 DNA:
- a CDS encoding sugar ABC transporter permease, with product MSDARPQYRWAARGFIAPGVLLVSVLLYLPLLWTVFLSFTDYNGLGDPTWAGLSNYQTMFEDPDFLNSVFNTLLWVVGTLIIPVGLGLGLALLTFNLKGGVWLRLPFLIPYAISGIGVGLIWSFVLQSNGALDQALHFFGVAHTPRWLLDAPLNTVVMIVAAAWQGVGVNALLFTIGLQSIPKEPLEAARLDGARGFRLFGSILWPMLRPLTTVVIGLSIVASLKTFDIVLGMTKGGPGRVSETLALTMYNDTFVDSQYGLGSAIAVFLTVVTLLASILYLRQQLSKKNEF from the coding sequence GTGAGCGACGCCCGACCGCAGTACCGCTGGGCCGCCCGGGGCTTCATCGCCCCGGGCGTGCTCCTGGTGTCCGTCCTGCTCTACCTGCCCCTGCTCTGGACCGTCTTCCTCAGCTTCACCGACTACAACGGCCTCGGCGACCCCACCTGGGCCGGCCTCTCGAACTACCAGACGATGTTCGAGGACCCGGACTTCCTCAACTCCGTCTTCAACACGCTGCTCTGGGTGGTCGGGACCCTCATCATCCCCGTCGGGCTCGGCCTCGGCCTCGCGCTGCTGACCTTCAACCTGAAGGGCGGCGTCTGGCTGCGGCTGCCGTTCCTGATCCCGTACGCGATCTCCGGCATCGGGGTCGGCCTGATCTGGTCGTTCGTGCTGCAGAGCAACGGCGCCCTCGACCAGGCCCTGCACTTCTTCGGCGTCGCCCACACGCCGCGCTGGCTGCTGGATGCGCCGCTCAACACCGTCGTGATGATCGTCGCGGCGGCGTGGCAGGGCGTCGGCGTCAACGCGCTGCTGTTCACGATCGGCCTGCAGTCCATCCCCAAGGAGCCCCTGGAGGCGGCACGCCTGGACGGCGCCCGCGGCTTCCGGCTGTTCGGCAGCATCCTCTGGCCGATGCTGCGCCCGCTGACCACCGTCGTCATCGGCCTCTCGATCGTGGCCAGCCTGAAGACCTTCGACATCGTCCTCGGGATGACCAAGGGCGGCCCCGGCCGGGTGTCCGAGACGCTCGCCCTCACCATGTACAACGACACGTTCGTCGACAGCCAGTACGGCCTCGGCTCCGCCATCGCGGTGTTCCTGACCGTGGTGACCCTGCTCGCGTCCATCCTGTACCTGCGGCAGCAGCTCTCGAAGAAGAACGAGTTCTAG